A single window of Agromyces aureus DNA harbors:
- a CDS encoding glycoside hydrolase family 2, translating to MRPTTTLRIAAASLAAILIPGLGVSSAAFANDGPGAVGPGSIYLEPFASNLSGWTAITATTSEWSVVDGTVGIDTRSQTSGRYIRPTQSLTLPDAYELRTHVKIDAADATGTVTVGLDMRDTTNWKSTGISPQFTTADADGRVKFQISKPIAGQYLCQGASPARLGDWVELRVQRAAGVTAVYVDGALVGAATSPTAGGTIALGSYKTKISVGAISIDPLTSTPAGHPAANAGCPWTAPVDPPEEPEPGTGTGEVTGNGEWVPAAATSSDRPGHEVTDGQSKISLDGDWKFKAEDYAKYLDPAAPDVDGVQQEWQKPATDVTAWDTQQVPGNWSVHDAYGRYEGNGWYRRTFEPGDLSAAAGERAWLKFGAVYNTATVWLNGVKLGEHTGGYTPFDFDVTDHLIDGENTLVVRADNTFQQGAWWSWGGISRSVELVKTGEVVVDRQQIVATPDLTAGTAHIASTVFLENAGDDARTVALTGTITDAATGAVIASGLTAQADVPANGAAQAVLSTDLAAGSYELWNMDDPNLYRLDLTLDSPADTDDAAQSDRFGIREFKIDGTKMLLNGEPLKSAGGNRVSDDPINGNVEPTWVVRRDLDRMKASGMNVTRIMHYAQSPDLLDYADEIGMLLIDEVPVWGTSRVAEMKGDQAQIKQEFREMVERDFNHASIFAHSVANEIESNYPYGKEFLRVMADYSHQIDPSRFVTHANNKVERAETTSAQQDGSIYMDFVSINLYGNYGAGPDKMHGYYDKPMFISEYSPDGFSFPIDREWLDFSTGADTTASNFKSRDFVFGWSQWTYNDYRSDYGGSSENLIRGWGNADVWGRLKAAYDETQISNAPVKSFSLTDVAVAPGGGLGVVAITPSGAVPADGPSHILRDYQVTLQAFDASGKAIGGTVVDLPDITPGDAAFEVPVSWNAESAATRVRATLLSPTGYEVSVSTTDAAKPAAPAIREVVAGNGVIRVAFDDEAGIGKYRAIATAPDGTSKTVTTRERFADLGGLANGTEYTVTVAAVGSTGAGASDDAKATPTGSLTVPPKVLNLEPIEGGVVLGYSSPTRDGWFQVKVTDAATDADLETYTTQNRPGTRIEGLEAGTAVDVRIREVADKDASSAKSEWSEALQATPLAADDAPVLDVRGLIGGPNTAGIVVTPSNRTERYHVTVDGEGVDQAFTVERSGIDLIPLDGLAPQREYAVTVTAESAGGTSEAWSGTVRTRAETPTGEATVPTGLKVVNRGNDAFLTWDDSGADGYVVTSERCGATTSSTVIGAEFALGKLGENPGDYQVAAILGRSVSDASAPVTAAGDERCPIIVSTADKTARADGSVPFSTSSGWLASGITGIGGHPSMYAEIPKTANASATWTAPKVTGEVTYRVAASLPASSTSTKDATYVVKTADGDVQVKVDQVALSNTWVDLGEHRFDATHQPTVVLTGKDGFLRASAVRFTDTSTAGLPTAPEPGFADQEIAPDEAITGTGTTEGNTVVVTAADGTVLGEGTVDADLDWSITAAAPFTAGTYTDAVATETDADGWTGTATATLTVTAAPAIDVSVTATSRCIAGKAVLQVNAANNGDTPVDVRLDGVYGTKTLTAVQGGKTGFHAFTTRVKDLPAGQTDITVTAVIDGTTQTVHLVAANTARTC from the coding sequence GTGCGGCCAACCACCACACTCCGTATTGCTGCGGCCTCGCTCGCAGCGATCCTCATCCCCGGCCTCGGAGTCAGTTCCGCGGCATTCGCAAACGACGGCCCCGGTGCCGTCGGCCCCGGCTCGATCTACCTCGAGCCGTTCGCCTCCAACCTCTCCGGCTGGACCGCCATCACGGCCACCACGTCGGAATGGTCCGTCGTCGACGGCACGGTCGGCATCGACACCAGGTCGCAGACGTCGGGCCGGTACATCCGCCCGACCCAGTCGCTGACCCTCCCCGATGCCTACGAGCTCCGCACCCACGTGAAGATCGACGCGGCCGACGCGACGGGCACCGTCACGGTCGGACTCGACATGCGCGACACGACGAACTGGAAGAGCACGGGCATCAGCCCGCAGTTCACCACGGCCGACGCAGACGGCAGAGTGAAGTTCCAGATCTCCAAGCCCATCGCCGGCCAGTACCTCTGCCAGGGCGCCTCGCCCGCGAGGCTGGGCGACTGGGTCGAGCTGCGGGTGCAGCGCGCGGCCGGCGTCACCGCCGTCTACGTCGACGGCGCCCTCGTCGGCGCGGCCACCTCTCCCACCGCCGGCGGCACGATCGCGCTCGGCTCCTACAAGACGAAGATCAGCGTCGGTGCAATCTCGATCGATCCGCTGACCTCGACGCCCGCCGGCCACCCGGCCGCCAACGCCGGCTGCCCGTGGACCGCCCCCGTCGACCCGCCCGAGGAGCCCGAGCCGGGCACCGGCACCGGTGAGGTCACCGGGAACGGCGAGTGGGTCCCTGCCGCGGCGACGTCCTCCGACCGCCCGGGCCACGAGGTCACCGACGGCCAGTCGAAGATCTCGCTCGACGGCGACTGGAAGTTCAAGGCCGAGGACTACGCGAAGTACCTCGATCCGGCCGCTCCCGACGTCGACGGCGTTCAGCAGGAGTGGCAGAAGCCGGCGACGGATGTCACCGCGTGGGACACGCAGCAGGTTCCGGGCAACTGGAGCGTGCACGACGCCTACGGCCGCTACGAGGGCAACGGCTGGTACCGCCGCACCTTCGAGCCCGGCGACCTCAGCGCCGCCGCCGGCGAACGCGCCTGGCTGAAGTTCGGCGCCGTCTACAACACCGCCACGGTGTGGCTGAACGGCGTGAAGCTCGGTGAGCACACCGGCGGGTACACCCCGTTCGACTTCGACGTCACCGACCACCTCATCGACGGCGAGAACACCCTCGTCGTGCGTGCCGACAACACCTTCCAGCAGGGTGCGTGGTGGTCGTGGGGCGGCATCTCCCGCTCGGTCGAGCTCGTCAAGACCGGCGAGGTCGTCGTCGACCGCCAACAGATCGTCGCCACCCCCGACCTCACGGCCGGCACCGCGCACATCGCCTCCACCGTGTTCCTCGAGAACGCCGGCGACGACGCCCGCACGGTCGCGCTGACCGGCACCATCACGGATGCCGCGACCGGCGCCGTGATCGCCTCGGGCCTCACCGCCCAGGCCGACGTGCCCGCGAACGGTGCCGCGCAGGCCGTGCTCTCGACCGACCTCGCCGCGGGCTCGTACGAGCTCTGGAACATGGACGACCCGAACCTCTACCGCCTCGACCTGACGCTCGACTCTCCCGCCGACACCGACGACGCGGCCCAGTCCGACCGGTTCGGCATCCGCGAGTTCAAGATCGACGGCACGAAGATGCTCCTGAACGGCGAGCCGCTCAAGAGCGCCGGCGGCAACCGCGTCTCCGACGACCCGATCAACGGCAACGTCGAGCCCACGTGGGTCGTGCGTCGCGATCTCGACCGCATGAAGGCCTCGGGCATGAACGTCACGCGCATCATGCACTACGCCCAGTCGCCCGACCTGCTCGACTACGCCGACGAAATCGGCATGCTCCTCATCGACGAGGTCCCGGTCTGGGGCACCTCCCGCGTCGCGGAGATGAAGGGCGATCAGGCCCAGATCAAGCAGGAGTTCCGCGAGATGGTCGAGCGCGACTTCAACCACGCCTCGATCTTCGCCCACTCCGTCGCCAACGAGATCGAGTCGAACTACCCGTACGGCAAGGAGTTCCTGCGGGTCATGGCCGACTACTCCCACCAGATCGACCCGAGCCGGTTCGTCACCCACGCGAACAACAAGGTCGAGCGGGCCGAGACCACCAGCGCTCAGCAGGACGGGTCCATCTACATGGACTTCGTCAGCATCAACCTGTACGGCAACTACGGCGCCGGCCCCGACAAGATGCACGGCTACTACGACAAGCCGATGTTCATCTCGGAGTACAGCCCCGACGGGTTCAGCTTCCCGATCGACCGTGAATGGCTCGACTTCTCGACCGGCGCCGACACCACGGCGTCGAACTTCAAGAGCCGCGACTTCGTGTTCGGCTGGTCGCAGTGGACCTACAACGACTACCGCAGCGACTACGGCGGCTCGAGCGAGAACCTCATCCGCGGCTGGGGCAATGCCGACGTCTGGGGTCGCCTCAAGGCGGCCTACGACGAGACGCAGATCTCCAACGCGCCGGTCAAGTCCTTTTCACTGACCGACGTCGCAGTCGCCCCCGGCGGCGGACTCGGCGTCGTGGCGATCACGCCCTCGGGCGCGGTTCCCGCTGACGGCCCGTCGCACATCCTGCGCGACTACCAGGTCACGCTGCAGGCGTTCGATGCATCGGGCAAGGCGATCGGCGGCACCGTCGTCGACCTGCCCGACATCACGCCCGGCGACGCCGCGTTCGAGGTGCCCGTCTCGTGGAACGCCGAGTCGGCGGCCACGCGGGTGCGCGCCACGCTGCTCTCGCCCACGGGCTACGAGGTCTCGGTCTCGACGACCGATGCCGCCAAGCCCGCCGCTCCCGCGATCCGCGAGGTCGTCGCCGGCAACGGCGTCATCCGCGTCGCGTTCGACGACGAGGCCGGCATCGGCAAGTACCGCGCCATCGCCACCGCACCCGACGGCACGAGCAAAACGGTCACCACTCGCGAGCGGTTCGCCGACCTCGGCGGCCTGGCGAACGGCACCGAGTACACGGTGACGGTCGCGGCCGTCGGCTCGACCGGCGCCGGGGCATCCGACGACGCGAAGGCGACGCCCACCGGCTCGCTGACCGTGCCGCCGAAGGTGCTGAACCTCGAACCCATCGAAGGCGGCGTGGTGCTCGGCTACTCGAGCCCGACCCGCGACGGCTGGTTCCAGGTGAAGGTCACGGATGCCGCGACCGACGCCGACCTCGAGACGTACACGACGCAGAACCGCCCCGGCACCCGCATCGAGGGTCTCGAAGCCGGAACCGCGGTCGACGTGCGCATCCGCGAGGTCGCCGACAAGGACGCGAGCTCGGCGAAGTCGGAGTGGAGCGAGGCCCTGCAGGCCACGCCCCTCGCGGCAGACGACGCCCCCGTGCTCGACGTGCGCGGCCTGATCGGCGGCCCGAACACGGCCGGCATCGTCGTGACTCCGTCCAACCGCACCGAGCGCTACCACGTCACGGTCGACGGCGAAGGCGTCGACCAGGCGTTCACCGTCGAGCGGTCGGGCATCGACCTGATCCCGCTCGACGGGCTCGCACCGCAGCGCGAGTACGCCGTCACCGTCACGGCCGAAAGCGCCGGCGGCACCTCCGAAGCGTGGTCGGGCACGGTGCGCACCCGCGCCGAGACCCCGACCGGCGAAGCGACCGTGCCCACCGGACTGAAGGTCGTCAACCGCGGCAACGACGCGTTCCTCACCTGGGACGACTCGGGCGCCGACGGCTACGTCGTCACCTCCGAGCGGTGCGGCGCGACCACGTCGAGCACGGTGATCGGTGCCGAGTTCGCACTCGGCAAGCTCGGCGAGAACCCCGGCGACTACCAGGTCGCCGCGATCCTCGGCCGGTCGGTGTCCGATGCCTCTGCGCCGGTGACGGCCGCCGGCGACGAGCGGTGCCCGATCATCGTGTCGACGGCCGACAAGACCGCGCGTGCCGACGGCTCGGTGCCGTTCAGCACGAGCAGCGGCTGGCTCGCCAGCGGGATCACCGGCATCGGCGGCCACCCTTCGATGTACGCCGAGATCCCGAAGACCGCCAACGCGTCGGCCACCTGGACGGCGCCGAAGGTCACCGGCGAGGTCACCTACCGGGTGGCAGCCTCCCTGCCCGCGAGCAGCACCAGCACGAAGGACGCGACGTACGTGGTGAAGACCGCCGACGGCGACGTTCAGGTGAAGGTCGACCAGGTCGCCCTGAGCAACACGTGGGTCGACCTGGGCGAGCACCGGTTCGATGCGACGCACCAGCCGACCGTGGTGCTGACCGGCAAGGACGGGTTCCTGCGGGCGTCGGCGGTGCGGTTCACGGACACGAGTACGGCGGGGCTTCCGACCGCGCCGGAGCCTGGGTTCGCGGACCAGGAGATCGCGCCCGACGAGGCGATCACCGGTACCGGCACGACCGAGGGCAACACCGTCGTCGTGACCGCCGCGGACGGCACCGTCCTGGGCGAGGGCACCGTGGACGCCGACCTGGACTGGTCGATCACCGCAGCAGCACCGTTCACGGCCGGCACGTACACCGACGCGGTCGCCACCGAGACCGACGCCGACGGCTGGACCGGGACCGCGACCGCGACCCTCACCGTGACCGCCGCACCCGCGATCGACGTGTCGGTCACCGCGACCAGCCGGTGCATCGCCGGCAAGGCCGTGCTGCAGGTCAACGCCGCGAACAACGGCGACACCCCGGTCGACGTGCGACTGGACGGCGTCTACGGAACGAAGACGCTGACCGCGGTACAGGGCGGCAAGACCGGTTTCCACGCGTTCACGACCCGGGTGAAGGACCTGCCCGCCGGACAGACCGACATCACCGTGACCGCGGTGATCGACGGCACCACGCAGACCGTGCACCTCGTCGCAGCCAACACCGCACGCACCTGCTGA